GTCGCCATCTTGCGGCGTCATGTTTGTATTACAGCCCAAACctacaaaccagccagagctgACGTTTTGAGAAgacagttagttagttagttagttagttagttagttagttagttagttagtataTCAGACATTTTACTGTACAATTGTATAGAGatgtagagaaaaaaagtgcaaatatggGACTTTTTATCTTGAAATTTCTCTAATATCGCAGTGGAAGCTTACTGCTAAGTTAGCAGTGCTAACCATGCATGTATCATGTAAACAAAGGTGGAAAGGGAAAGGTGAGTGGTGGAGGCAATctccagtctcaccattagatgtcgctAAACCTTGCACAACTGTACATGAGAATATTACTGACATGAATTTGAAATCCTCTGTGTTGTCTCTTGATGGCGAGAGTTTGGTGAACACAGTGTTGAAATCAGAAGTAAATCACACGTGAAATATATGTATGCAATCATGATTTATTATAATTTGCTTCAAAGAATGTCACTTTTGCAACAGCTGCaagaaataaaaatccaaatgctatgtgatgttgtttttgtaggGCCGAGGCTGTTGGTGCAAAGTAAAGGTCACAAGCTCATCAGTTGACGGGGTGAAAAGCTCCCCTCTGATGCCACTGCACGTCTCTGATGCGCCGAACTGACTGGATCTGAGGAATCTGGGCTCCGAACTCGGCGGTGTCCTTGTACTCCCCCTTTTCAAACAGGTACTGGTATCCTCTGTAGCCTGGATACTGATAGCCCACCCAGCTGGTGTAGCATGGACACAGAAAGGGGGAAAACCGTTAACTTAGGCGGTCAAAGAATAACACACGTACATATGCTTATGACAGACTCACATGCCACTCTGAACCCTCACAGAGGAGACCTTCTCCTGGTAGCCATGTGCATGAAAACTGGGGACATCATCGTCTACGATTTCTATCTTCTTCCCTGCAAAGCTGGGGTTTTCATAAAGGACAATCTTGTGCTCCTGGCTGTCctgaacagagacacagaaacaatcCAGTGGGGTTGGTTTGTTTGGGGGGACGACTGACGATgggtttgtgtttaaaacaaattaaaacggTACGTTCATACCACTTTAATTGGTCGGAATGCAAGAACGGTGTCACTGCGCCTGCTGTTTGTCCAGGAATCCCAGCGAGGATACTCCCCCTTCTCAAACACATACTGCTCCCCCTTACAGTTGGCCTGCTCGTATCCCACCCATCTGAGAGGAGACATGAAAGATACGAACGTGCGTTAAATCGGTACAGTCTTCCTCTATCTGTTTCCGACCCCCACACTCACGGTCCACACAGCACCAGGATGGAGCCCACTTTCTCCACGCCTGCTTCCGGGAGGTTGTTACAGGGGCCGGTCAGCTCGTGGGAGCGTCCCTGGAAGTTCTCCTGCTCATAGATAACCAGCTGTGAACCagtgagaggagaaaaagaTGACAATATGTCCCATGAGTGTTGTAGGGTTATAGTCAGTCTGTTTCCAGGCTGACGTTTGGACGGTACAGGGTCTCTGCTCACCTTAAACGCACTGGTgctcggctgctgctgctgctgctgcttggacGCAGGGTTCTGGTGGTCTGTGGCCATAGTGAACGGATCGGCGAGGGTGAAACTGAAAAGCAGCAGACTTCAGAAAACTGCCGAGTGAAATCCActtgattaatgattaataaagTTGTGTGAATCTACATAAGTTCCTCTTTTATTACTATTACAAAAGTGTCCACACTAGTCCTCTGAGCCTCTGTCATTATACAGCATTTAAAAGTAACATAATAcagcacaacaaacatcaacCTGCTTACCAGTACCTGTGTGTGCCAGTGAGCTTGTGATGGCACGATCGGCTCAATATATATGCATCGGTCAGGGGAGGAAGCTCTGCCAGCAGCCGCCTGTGTGTCGGCCTGTCATAGGCCCACACGGCTGTCTGAGACGAGGGGGTCACGGCTCTGCCACCCCACCTCGGGCTGTCACACTCCCGCAGAGTTATTTCATTAGTTGTCACATTTGTGCAGCCGCTCATTGTTTGATATTCACACGATTCAGCACAAACTCTGCCAAGAGTCGCACACCTACAATGACAGGGAGAGAAAGATTCAGAGCAGGCCGGAATAACAGCACAAACAACGCCAGCCATTCACCCAAATACACGTTTATTTAATATTTCGTGAATAGAattaacatttttgttcaaTTCTTTTTTACATCTCTTCtactgttttgatttaaaaacaatacaggTTATGATATCTAATATCAGAAGATCGACCTACACAGGTTTTTTCTATGGCTGATAATTGATATCATGATATATGATTTCCCTCTATCTGATCAAATATaattgtttaataataaaaaataatgtaaaacgTACTAAATTTCAGTCAGCAATTACAtaacataacaaacaaaataataaataaatatta
The DNA window shown above is from Solea senegalensis isolate Sse05_10M linkage group LG5, IFAPA_SoseM_1, whole genome shotgun sequence and carries:
- the crybb2 gene encoding beta-crystallin B2 isoform X1; the protein is MSGCTNVTTNEITLRECDSPRWGGRAVTPSSQTAVWAYDRPTHRRLLAELPPLTDAYILSRSCHHKLTGTHRYCFTLADPFTMATDHQNPASKQQQQQQPSTSAFKLVIYEQENFQGRSHELTGPCNNLPEAGVEKVGSILVLCGPWVGYEQANCKGEQYVFEKGEYPRWDSWTNSRRSDTVLAFRPIKVDSQEHKIVLYENPSFAGKKIEIVDDDVPSFHAHGYQEKVSSVRVQSGIWVGYQYPGYRGYQYLFEKGEYKDTAEFGAQIPQIQSVRRIRDVQWHQRGAFHPVN
- the crybb2 gene encoding beta-crystallin B2 isoform X2 — protein: MSGCTNVTTNEITLRECDSPRWGGRAVTPSSQTAVWAYDRPTHRRLLAELPPLTDAYILSRSCHHKLTGTHSFTLADPFTMATDHQNPASKQQQQQQPSTSAFKLVIYEQENFQGRSHELTGPCNNLPEAGVEKVGSILVLCGPWVGYEQANCKGEQYVFEKGEYPRWDSWTNSRRSDTVLAFRPIKVDSQEHKIVLYENPSFAGKKIEIVDDDVPSFHAHGYQEKVSSVRVQSGIWVGYQYPGYRGYQYLFEKGEYKDTAEFGAQIPQIQSVRRIRDVQWHQRGAFHPVN
- the crybb2 gene encoding beta-crystallin B2 isoform X3 — protein: MATDHQNPASKQQQQQQPSTSAFKLVIYEQENFQGRSHELTGPCNNLPEAGVEKVGSILVLCGPWVGYEQANCKGEQYVFEKGEYPRWDSWTNSRRSDTVLAFRPIKVDSQEHKIVLYENPSFAGKKIEIVDDDVPSFHAHGYQEKVSSVRVQSGIWVGYQYPGYRGYQYLFEKGEYKDTAEFGAQIPQIQSVRRIRDVQWHQRGAFHPVN